The following are encoded in a window of Cystobacter ferrugineus genomic DNA:
- a CDS encoding nicotinate phosphoribosyltransferase, translating into MGSPLLATDGYKFSMAEAGWPLRQETFYYSHRKGGQQVVPVELEAHVRSLLPEPTEEDYAYLARNSYEMGAGFKAAIRKQRLIIRALPRGARFYAREPVFSLTGSSALVSWLEPLLLQLNFRIQVATQALADREAVARALAVVSCEEEKRIALETLDAVGVPAVPITVDSEGYHARVFAVVKDLVEAVGDPSRIFEVGLRAATCLQQHEIAVRACREAGVLRTSNVYLARKLGMIPVGTMGHEHVQRYGQDEAAFRAIRERRPERSSFLLDTYDTLNSGLPTAFRIIHEEPDAGDSIRFDSGDKKTQYTHAVSRAKAEGIKPVLILEDGLDAQATREFEALRREFGWEPSQQFYGYGGFIVARTMACPFTRDRVAAVYKLARTGHSPTMKFGNELAEGKQSIPGTPVVFRRRGGSGPIGLIGQEGEPVPEGYELLSGAPADTSAPVGGEQRVAYTRATQALVDELRQRHFPRASPTSS; encoded by the coding sequence ATGGGAAGTCCGCTGCTCGCGACGGACGGCTACAAGTTCAGCATGGCGGAGGCTGGCTGGCCGCTGCGTCAGGAGACGTTCTACTACTCGCACCGCAAGGGAGGGCAGCAGGTGGTGCCGGTGGAGCTCGAGGCCCATGTGCGCTCCCTGCTGCCGGAGCCCACGGAAGAGGACTACGCCTACCTGGCCCGCAACAGCTACGAGATGGGAGCGGGCTTCAAGGCGGCCATCCGCAAGCAGCGGCTCATCATCCGGGCCCTGCCGCGCGGTGCGCGCTTCTACGCGCGCGAGCCGGTCTTCTCCCTCACGGGCAGCTCGGCCCTGGTGTCGTGGCTGGAGCCGTTGCTGTTGCAGCTCAACTTCCGCATCCAGGTGGCCACGCAGGCGCTGGCGGACCGCGAGGCGGTGGCCCGGGCGCTGGCGGTGGTGTCGTGCGAGGAGGAGAAGCGCATCGCCCTGGAGACGCTGGACGCGGTGGGCGTGCCCGCCGTGCCCATCACCGTGGACTCCGAGGGCTACCACGCGCGGGTGTTCGCGGTGGTGAAGGACCTGGTGGAGGCGGTGGGCGACCCGAGCCGCATCTTCGAGGTGGGGCTGCGCGCGGCGACGTGCCTGCAGCAGCATGAGATCGCCGTGCGCGCCTGCCGCGAGGCCGGGGTCCTGCGCACGAGCAACGTGTACCTGGCCAGGAAGCTGGGGATGATCCCGGTGGGCACCATGGGCCACGAGCACGTGCAGCGCTACGGCCAGGACGAGGCGGCCTTCCGCGCCATCCGCGAGCGGCGTCCCGAGCGCTCCAGCTTCCTGCTGGACACCTATGACACCCTGAACTCGGGTCTGCCCACGGCCTTCCGCATCATCCACGAGGAGCCGGACGCGGGGGACTCCATCCGCTTCGACTCCGGGGACAAGAAGACGCAGTACACCCATGCGGTGTCGCGCGCGAAGGCGGAGGGCATCAAGCCGGTGCTCATCCTCGAGGACGGTCTGGACGCACAGGCCACGCGCGAGTTCGAGGCGCTGCGCCGCGAGTTCGGCTGGGAGCCCTCGCAGCAGTTCTACGGGTACGGGGGGTTCATCGTGGCGCGCACCATGGCGTGCCCCTTCACGCGCGACCGGGTGGCGGCGGTGTACAAGCTGGCGCGCACGGGCCACTCGCCGACGATGAAGTTCGGCAACGAGCTGGCCGAGGGCAAGCAGAGCATCCCGGGCACGCCGGTGGTCTTCCGGCGCCGTGGCGGCTCGGGCCCCATCGGGCTCATCGGCCAGGAGGGGGAGCCCGTGCCCGAGGGCTATGAGCTGCTCTCCGGCGCGCCCGCGGACACCTCGGCGCCCGTCGGCGGCGAGCAGCGTGTCGCGTACACCCGGGCCACCCAGGCGTTGGTGGACGAGCTGCGCCAGCGGC
- a CDS encoding inorganic pyrophosphatase, translating into MATKNPPTHTFQAHPWHGISPGENAPESVTAYIEIVPTDTVKYELDKEAGILRLDRPQRFSSQCPTLYGFIPRTYCDELVAKRCAERTGHKDIKGDGDPLDICVLTEKVIPAGALLVRAVPVGGFRMVDGNEADDKIIAVLESDLVYGAFQHVAQLPNALVERLKHYFLTYKQLPSQAKRSVEIVEMYDSAEAHEVIIRSMKDYQRVFGQPPAAKARGRAKR; encoded by the coding sequence ATGGCCACAAAGAATCCGCCGACCCACACCTTCCAGGCCCATCCCTGGCATGGCATTTCCCCCGGTGAGAACGCTCCCGAGAGCGTCACCGCGTACATCGAGATCGTCCCCACCGACACGGTGAAGTACGAGCTCGACAAGGAGGCGGGCATCCTGAGGCTGGACCGGCCTCAGCGCTTCTCCAGCCAGTGCCCCACGCTCTATGGGTTCATCCCCCGGACCTACTGTGACGAGCTGGTCGCCAAGCGCTGCGCGGAGCGCACCGGCCACAAGGACATCAAGGGAGATGGGGATCCGCTCGACATCTGCGTGTTGACGGAGAAGGTCATCCCCGCGGGGGCGCTGCTGGTGCGCGCCGTGCCGGTAGGCGGCTTCCGCATGGTCGACGGCAACGAGGCCGACGACAAGATCATCGCCGTGCTGGAGTCGGACCTGGTCTACGGGGCCTTCCAGCACGTGGCGCAGCTGCCCAACGCGCTCGTGGAGCGGCTCAAGCACTACTTCCTGACGTACAAGCAGCTTCCCAGTCAGGCCAAGCGCTCGGTGGAGATCGTGGAGATGTACGACAGCGCCGAGGCCCACGAGGTCATCATCCGCAGCATGAAGGACTACCAGCGCGTGTTCGGCCAGCCCCCGGCGGCCAAGGCGCGCGGCCGCGCGAAGCGCTGA
- the epmA gene encoding EF-P lysine aminoacylase EpmA: MPNSVQWRSAAARQALYAALRRFFTQRDYLEVDTPLLVPTPGMEPHITAFETPFVPETDVGRGRSLYLHTSPEYAMKRLLADGSGPLFQICKVFRNGEVSRTHNPEFTLLEFYRPQADYHAIMADLEGALAEADRAVGGDGFFTRTPYERVSVRDAVLRATGVDLRACPDGPSLKRAAEAAGVRTGDSVLYDDVFFHLFLQRVEGGLGQERPTFLTEYPASMASLARLKPGEPAVAERTELYARGLELANGFSELTDAVEQRARLLEEQEFRRNTGRAVYPLDERFLDAVGRMPPSAGIAVGLDRILMLMLGVASISDVLLFPAHEFVE; this comes from the coding sequence ATGCCCAATTCAGTGCAGTGGCGCTCGGCCGCCGCCCGGCAGGCCCTCTATGCAGCCCTTCGCCGGTTCTTCACCCAGCGTGACTACCTGGAGGTGGACACGCCCCTGCTCGTCCCGACCCCCGGGATGGAGCCCCACATCACCGCCTTCGAGACTCCCTTCGTCCCCGAGACGGACGTGGGCCGCGGGCGCTCGCTCTACCTGCACACCAGTCCCGAGTACGCCATGAAGCGGCTGCTCGCCGACGGCTCGGGTCCGCTGTTCCAGATCTGCAAGGTGTTCCGCAACGGCGAGGTGTCGCGCACGCACAACCCCGAGTTCACCCTGCTGGAGTTCTACCGGCCCCAGGCGGACTACCACGCCATCATGGCGGACCTGGAGGGGGCGCTGGCGGAGGCGGATCGCGCGGTGGGCGGGGATGGGTTCTTCACCCGGACGCCCTACGAGCGGGTGTCCGTGCGGGACGCGGTGCTCCGGGCCACGGGCGTGGACTTGCGCGCCTGCCCGGATGGGCCCTCGCTCAAGCGCGCGGCGGAGGCGGCCGGGGTGCGCACCGGGGATTCCGTCCTGTACGACGACGTCTTCTTCCACCTCTTCCTGCAGCGGGTGGAGGGGGGCCTGGGACAGGAGCGTCCCACCTTCCTCACGGAGTACCCCGCGTCCATGGCCTCGCTGGCGCGGCTCAAGCCCGGGGAGCCCGCGGTGGCCGAGCGCACGGAGCTCTACGCCCGGGGGTTGGAGCTGGCCAACGGCTTCTCCGAGCTGACGGACGCGGTGGAGCAGCGAGCCCGGTTGTTGGAGGAGCAGGAATTCCGGCGGAACACGGGCCGGGCCGTCTATCCGCTGGACGAGCGCTTCCTGGACGCGGTAGGGCGGATGCCGCCCTCGGCGGGTATCGCCGTGGGGCTGGATCGTATCCTGATGTTGATGTTGGGCGTGGCGTCCATTTCGGACGTGCTGTTGTTCCCCGCCCACGAATTCGTTGAGTGA
- a CDS encoding chromosome segregation protein SMC codes for MRPRLPALILSVALGFHAGCATAPKPPPPPTEEQQLATRVAHSASAAEALLQAQDLLVWNYWAEGARADMASTYAGQDTLFTLEAIRDIEQLRQRTTDPREIRALTALQAHFAGEYLSQQLAEVNDALANLEASLSFQVDGREVRWHELERLLANERSALKRKALYTAATPALERLSPLIRRRAERTEELLKELGYSSYEAFGGELRQADLERLGMLAEEVLQATEVPYKEVMERLAQRELGMPYASLTRADLPRLFRSREVEGLFLKGEQLLRAHGTLAGMNIDLGEMKNVRIDAREDVKGKNPRPLALGIRVPGDVRLSVRSVGGALEQAKMLHEFGHALHYTFTTEPRFELAKLGNPTVTEAYGALFEDLMEDPVWLEEHAGLKDKERAGFLAATSSHKLFLIRRAAGRLLYQLALHRQGEAVDARELYRAIISRVDALPATDDDVARYQVDQEDFYQSADNFRAWFLAGQLQGQLKARFGPAWWHSPEAGTFLKGLWAHGNALSAREVAETLGDRGIVPDVLLLRLGTTLGVPMKLGAHEAPAAPAPTAPEAPKPEAPAAPESAPAAPQSPPAAPQGAPAPESPPVPAG; via the coding sequence ATGCGCCCAAGGCTTCCCGCACTCATCCTCAGCGTCGCTCTCGGTTTCCACGCGGGGTGCGCCACCGCTCCCAAGCCCCCCCCACCCCCCACCGAGGAACAGCAACTGGCCACGCGCGTGGCCCACAGCGCGTCCGCCGCCGAGGCCCTGCTCCAGGCGCAGGATCTGCTGGTGTGGAACTACTGGGCCGAAGGCGCCCGGGCGGACATGGCCTCCACGTACGCCGGCCAGGACACGCTCTTCACCCTCGAGGCCATCCGCGACATCGAGCAGCTGCGCCAGCGCACCACCGATCCCCGGGAGATCCGCGCCCTCACCGCGCTCCAGGCCCACTTCGCCGGCGAGTACCTGTCCCAGCAGCTCGCCGAGGTGAACGACGCACTGGCCAACCTGGAGGCCTCGTTGAGCTTCCAGGTGGACGGCCGGGAGGTGCGCTGGCACGAGCTGGAGCGGCTGCTGGCCAACGAGCGCAGCGCGCTCAAGCGCAAGGCCCTCTACACCGCGGCCACGCCCGCCCTGGAGCGGCTCTCCCCGCTCATCCGCCGCCGGGCCGAGCGCACCGAGGAGCTGCTCAAGGAGCTGGGCTACTCCTCCTACGAGGCCTTTGGCGGCGAGCTGCGGCAGGCGGACCTGGAGCGGTTGGGCATGCTCGCCGAGGAGGTGCTCCAGGCCACCGAGGTGCCCTACAAGGAAGTCATGGAGCGGCTCGCCCAGCGCGAGCTGGGAATGCCCTACGCGAGCCTCACCCGGGCGGACCTGCCGCGGCTGTTCCGCTCGCGGGAAGTGGAGGGCCTCTTCCTCAAGGGCGAGCAACTCTTGCGCGCCCACGGCACGCTGGCCGGGATGAACATCGACCTGGGCGAGATGAAGAACGTGCGCATCGACGCCCGGGAGGACGTGAAGGGCAAGAACCCGCGTCCGCTGGCGCTGGGCATCCGGGTGCCCGGGGACGTGCGGCTGTCGGTGCGCTCGGTGGGGGGCGCGCTGGAGCAGGCGAAGATGCTGCACGAGTTCGGCCACGCGCTGCACTACACCTTCACCACGGAGCCGCGCTTCGAGCTGGCCAAGCTGGGCAACCCCACCGTCACCGAGGCCTACGGGGCCCTCTTCGAGGACCTGATGGAGGATCCGGTGTGGCTCGAGGAGCACGCGGGACTCAAGGACAAGGAGCGCGCCGGGTTCCTCGCGGCGACGAGCTCCCACAAGCTGTTCCTCATCCGCCGCGCCGCGGGACGCCTGCTCTACCAGCTCGCGCTGCACCGGCAGGGGGAGGCGGTGGATGCACGCGAGCTGTACAGGGCCATCATCTCCCGGGTGGACGCCCTGCCGGCGACGGACGACGACGTGGCGCGCTACCAGGTGGACCAGGAGGACTTCTACCAGTCCGCGGACAACTTCCGCGCGTGGTTCCTCGCGGGCCAGTTGCAGGGGCAGCTCAAGGCGCGCTTCGGCCCGGCGTGGTGGCACAGCCCGGAGGCGGGCACGTTCCTCAAGGGGCTGTGGGCGCATGGCAACGCCCTCTCCGCGCGTGAAGTGGCCGAGACCCTGGGTGACCGGGGCATCGTCCCGGACGTGCTGCTGCTGCGGCTCGGCACCACCCTGGGCGTGCCCATGAAGCTGGGAGCGCACGAGGCGCCCGCGGCTCCAGCGCCCACGGCTCCGGAGGCTCCGAAGCCCGAGGCACCGGCGGCGCCCGAAAGCGCTCCAGCGGCGCCCCAGAGCCCCCCGGCGGCGCCCCAGGGCGCTCCCGCCCCGGAGAGCCCTCCGGTCCCGGCGGGCTAG
- a CDS encoding DUF3817 domain-containing protein encodes MLTTPLGRFRAVAFWEGLSFLVLLFLAMPLKYYLGMPQMVRGVGMAHGVLFIAYVYTLMMAALEHRWGFTRVVVAFVASLVPGGTFWLDAQLRREARAAALEAR; translated from the coding sequence CTGCTGACCACCCCCCTCGGGCGCTTCCGCGCCGTCGCCTTCTGGGAAGGACTGTCCTTCCTCGTCCTTCTCTTCCTGGCCATGCCGCTGAAGTACTACCTGGGCATGCCGCAGATGGTGCGCGGGGTGGGCATGGCCCACGGCGTGCTGTTCATCGCGTACGTGTACACGCTGATGATGGCCGCTCTCGAGCACCGCTGGGGCTTCACCCGGGTGGTGGTGGCCTTCGTCGCCTCGCTGGTGCCGGGGGGAACCTTCTGGCTCGACGCCCAGCTACGCCGCGAGGCACGGGCCGCCGCGCTGGAGGCGCGCTAG
- a CDS encoding M15 family metallopeptidase, protein MSYSHQQPTHKYTTDAELERIYGKRLVHNDFQSDSITGNFEKTARVLDNPVLESFSRNHIVDVKLPGIGPQKDKTVTVQFNRKLAHLLLAAFEKIRSENLPYTIYQVGGYFFRYQQNPSVREALENRPEYVDLRKDKGFSANWNIVCAERDRQLKTFDERIPYGSKTKAKKDLLSNHAFGSAIDINWETNPYKKGALFDLHPRIVAILEGFGFSWGGKYHDYMHFEYLRGTIEGVPDEDPPQVFYPFSAEQRRESPLKYYYLNERGKGGYFPVGLQQNLHGGVHLEPEATATRTPVRAAMPGYIVAARLMAPGKGGDNPDVRRVTDDRPLGFVLLRHEVLDKSSNGATGGQAAPSEGSAPPAHPLYSLYMHLAAPQWDAATPDPAEAPWLASLLKMRFGGVVDLDASSKDVGKTFWSKEALSPGATAFKVHDREAPLSAQRGSKILALGKPSPEDVRQAIEALQEGAVITFDRALFPVAAGETIGFVSGNQPLEGQAPAASAGTGGARYLHWEMFSPSTQNGVIELLRAQAGIDKLFNPVKELRQNNLLDMPSAENEGASNELQQILGNTGEPLAEQLQSDTYGSILLEHFNEGKTFFPEQPDSAPRFTYPLDITLDNTYQYKGDATGHCSLDVTYFKGNVSLKTEKIRFKPGQGKLTLNVPAEADTLDLWSPDFFLDKPDPSANENPRPKRLENRIELFGKAVTRHWRNLLLDHLNEWTPESLETQLEARSEAGHLEDIVDTSSPTVFAAWKKNIRPLSWWSRKKNEDDPYGEVPVLGAEAQEQSIFGSGEQLLPESANTLNVHPVTTLWLIDILLEKETIAFKKAWPPATLKRSESTQKPPFLGFLHKEVKPTVGMELVGILVQHGYATTDGANATDVSFSAAPEGEGAPTSAPQTLGRTAYRDGVAMVRTLFPFWGSWRMQATDGVGQPFEPLQTAGMTLQTDRPELEGQTLVLGTGKTAPASDGKVRPLVSGSLNFSKNWPIALAGYVVLEHWRAPKGSKPNLEEPPTSGAWAIPVIANRPPLKKVDRGLKYEGDFIVGKEKEKNNPRVTADFTFQDFVKHRQFGQVFAGEAANFKLAFPLAHRLQELKTACRPRTQREKPIVPLVKRLSVNGLTLHVSTASGAEPELAFLEERLAQLPASPLFSVERVPEKAAISITYLEPESAGPLFFDFDPGPALGLIAAEAFSAEGETLHVRPRFIAPNGGHLVLADKESPVGDVTKLLTASLEDIKSACGNDFLEAVADKLLPPVGRFEFGEVSLKMGRGKLYTTVRLHGDAKQWTAAAPIIKLKLGGETFQQGKLVGSTVSAEWDLFKDKKGKPLPGRWGGTLEFSAEISQPDKVTTPPPGISWTVELKPRLEELKHEIGAKSIRFLGQASHVPTDVSLHITCERKDETGQWQEDIGITQLIRYKIQASQQSSHYGCCTDTGGFEANVLKSALKKTPGTFRFVWAPKGTRAGDTVDVQGIPVEVRTAPEINPEDLGA, encoded by the coding sequence GTGAGCTACAGCCACCAACAACCCACGCACAAATACACGACGGACGCCGAACTCGAGCGCATCTATGGCAAGCGCCTGGTGCACAACGACTTCCAGAGCGACAGCATCACCGGCAACTTCGAGAAGACGGCGCGGGTTCTCGACAACCCCGTCCTCGAAAGCTTCAGCCGGAATCACATCGTCGATGTGAAACTGCCAGGAATCGGTCCACAGAAAGACAAGACCGTCACCGTGCAGTTCAACCGGAAACTGGCCCATCTCCTGTTGGCCGCCTTCGAGAAGATCCGGTCCGAAAACCTCCCCTACACCATCTATCAGGTCGGCGGATATTTCTTCCGCTACCAACAAAATCCCAGTGTTCGAGAGGCCCTCGAGAATCGCCCGGAGTACGTGGACCTACGGAAGGACAAGGGCTTCTCGGCCAACTGGAACATCGTCTGCGCGGAACGGGACCGGCAACTCAAGACGTTCGATGAGAGAATTCCCTACGGCAGCAAGACGAAAGCCAAGAAGGACCTGCTCTCCAATCACGCCTTTGGAAGCGCCATCGACATCAATTGGGAGACGAATCCCTATAAGAAAGGAGCCCTGTTCGACCTCCATCCCAGGATCGTGGCGATCCTGGAGGGATTCGGCTTCAGTTGGGGCGGCAAGTACCATGACTACATGCACTTCGAGTACCTGCGCGGCACCATCGAGGGCGTTCCCGATGAGGATCCACCGCAGGTGTTCTACCCCTTCAGCGCGGAGCAGCGGCGTGAATCGCCCCTCAAGTACTACTACCTGAACGAGCGGGGGAAAGGCGGCTATTTCCCCGTAGGCCTCCAGCAGAACCTGCACGGCGGCGTCCATCTGGAACCGGAAGCCACCGCCACCCGGACCCCCGTCCGCGCCGCCATGCCAGGGTACATCGTGGCCGCGCGCCTCATGGCCCCCGGCAAGGGAGGCGACAACCCGGACGTGCGCCGAGTCACGGATGATCGCCCGCTGGGGTTCGTGTTGCTCCGGCATGAAGTGCTGGACAAGAGCAGCAACGGCGCGACCGGGGGGCAGGCCGCCCCCTCCGAGGGAAGCGCCCCTCCAGCGCATCCCCTCTACAGCCTGTACATGCACCTGGCGGCCCCCCAGTGGGACGCGGCCACTCCAGACCCCGCGGAGGCCCCCTGGTTGGCCTCTCTTCTCAAGATGCGGTTTGGAGGGGTGGTGGACCTCGACGCCAGCAGCAAGGATGTCGGAAAAACCTTCTGGTCCAAGGAAGCGCTGAGCCCAGGGGCGACTGCGTTCAAGGTGCATGACCGCGAAGCGCCCTTGTCCGCCCAGAGGGGCTCGAAAATCCTCGCGCTGGGCAAACCGAGCCCCGAGGACGTCCGCCAGGCCATCGAGGCCCTTCAAGAGGGCGCCGTCATCACCTTTGATCGCGCACTCTTTCCCGTGGCCGCGGGCGAGACGATCGGGTTCGTCAGTGGAAACCAACCCCTCGAGGGTCAGGCGCCCGCCGCATCAGCGGGCACGGGCGGCGCCAGATACCTGCACTGGGAGATGTTTTCCCCCAGCACGCAGAACGGCGTCATCGAGCTGCTTCGCGCCCAGGCTGGAATCGACAAGCTCTTCAACCCGGTCAAGGAGCTCCGGCAGAACAACCTGTTGGACATGCCCTCGGCTGAAAACGAGGGGGCGTCCAACGAACTCCAGCAGATCCTCGGGAACACCGGGGAGCCGCTCGCCGAGCAACTGCAATCAGACACCTACGGCAGCATCCTGCTGGAGCACTTCAACGAGGGGAAGACCTTCTTCCCTGAGCAGCCGGACTCGGCGCCTCGGTTCACCTACCCGCTCGACATCACCCTGGACAATACCTATCAATACAAAGGGGATGCCACGGGCCACTGCTCGCTCGATGTCACTTATTTCAAGGGAAACGTCTCGCTCAAGACGGAGAAGATCCGGTTCAAGCCGGGCCAGGGAAAGCTCACCCTGAACGTCCCCGCGGAGGCGGACACGCTCGACCTCTGGTCTCCCGACTTCTTCCTCGACAAGCCCGATCCCTCGGCGAACGAGAATCCGCGCCCCAAGCGGCTGGAGAACCGCATCGAACTGTTCGGAAAAGCCGTGACACGGCACTGGCGCAACCTCTTGCTGGATCACTTGAATGAGTGGACCCCGGAAAGTCTCGAGACCCAGCTGGAGGCACGCAGCGAGGCCGGACATCTCGAGGACATCGTCGACACCTCCAGTCCGACGGTCTTCGCCGCGTGGAAGAAGAACATCCGTCCCCTGAGCTGGTGGTCCCGGAAGAAGAACGAAGATGATCCGTATGGCGAGGTTCCCGTCCTGGGAGCCGAGGCGCAGGAACAAAGCATCTTCGGTTCGGGTGAGCAGCTGCTGCCCGAGTCCGCCAACACCCTCAATGTGCATCCGGTAACGACGCTCTGGCTCATCGACATCCTCTTGGAGAAGGAAACCATCGCCTTCAAGAAGGCCTGGCCGCCAGCGACGTTGAAGCGCAGCGAGAGTACCCAGAAGCCGCCGTTTCTCGGCTTCCTGCACAAGGAAGTGAAGCCCACGGTGGGCATGGAATTGGTCGGCATCCTGGTACAGCACGGCTACGCAACCACGGACGGAGCGAACGCGACGGATGTGTCGTTCTCGGCGGCCCCGGAAGGAGAAGGGGCTCCGACCTCCGCTCCCCAGACACTGGGCCGTACCGCCTACCGAGATGGCGTGGCGATGGTCCGCACCTTGTTTCCCTTCTGGGGAAGCTGGCGGATGCAAGCCACGGACGGAGTTGGTCAACCCTTCGAACCCCTTCAAACCGCGGGCATGACCCTCCAGACAGACAGACCTGAACTGGAAGGCCAGACGCTCGTGCTCGGTACCGGAAAAACCGCACCGGCTTCCGATGGGAAGGTCCGTCCCCTCGTTTCGGGAAGCTTGAATTTCAGCAAGAACTGGCCCATCGCACTCGCGGGCTACGTCGTCTTGGAACATTGGCGAGCGCCCAAGGGGAGCAAGCCCAACCTGGAGGAGCCCCCCACGAGTGGCGCGTGGGCCATCCCAGTCATCGCGAACAGACCTCCGCTGAAGAAAGTCGATCGGGGACTCAAGTACGAAGGCGACTTCATCGTGGGAAAGGAGAAGGAGAAGAACAATCCCAGGGTCACGGCGGACTTCACCTTCCAAGACTTCGTCAAACATCGCCAGTTCGGTCAGGTCTTCGCGGGTGAAGCGGCCAACTTCAAGCTGGCGTTCCCGCTCGCGCATCGCCTCCAGGAGTTGAAGACGGCGTGCCGGCCCAGGACCCAGCGGGAAAAACCCATCGTTCCGCTCGTGAAGCGCCTGTCCGTGAACGGATTGACGCTACATGTGTCGACGGCGTCGGGGGCCGAGCCAGAGCTCGCGTTCCTGGAGGAAAGACTCGCTCAACTCCCTGCCTCACCGCTCTTCTCGGTGGAAAGGGTCCCGGAGAAAGCGGCGATTTCCATCACCTATCTGGAACCCGAATCCGCAGGCCCGCTCTTCTTCGATTTCGACCCGGGCCCGGCCCTGGGGCTCATCGCCGCGGAGGCGTTCTCCGCGGAGGGAGAAACGCTTCACGTCCGCCCCCGCTTCATCGCGCCCAATGGCGGGCACCTGGTGCTGGCCGACAAGGAATCCCCCGTGGGGGATGTCACGAAGCTGCTCACCGCCTCGCTGGAGGACATCAAGTCCGCCTGTGGCAATGACTTCCTGGAGGCCGTCGCGGACAAGCTCCTGCCCCCCGTGGGCAGGTTCGAGTTCGGCGAGGTCTCCCTCAAGATGGGACGCGGCAAGCTGTACACGACGGTCCGCCTCCATGGCGATGCGAAGCAATGGACCGCGGCCGCGCCCATCATCAAGCTCAAGCTGGGTGGGGAGACGTTCCAGCAGGGCAAGCTCGTCGGCTCGACGGTCAGCGCGGAATGGGATCTGTTCAAGGACAAGAAGGGCAAGCCACTACCGGGCCGCTGGGGTGGAACGCTCGAGTTCTCGGCCGAGATTTCCCAACCCGACAAGGTGACGACGCCGCCTCCCGGCATCTCGTGGACGGTGGAGCTCAAGCCCCGCCTCGAGGAACTCAAACACGAGATAGGCGCCAAGAGCATCCGGTTCCTGGGGCAGGCCAGCCACGTGCCCACGGACGTCTCCCTCCACATCACCTGCGAGCGGAAGGACGAAACGGGTCAATGGCAGGAGGACATCGGCATCACCCAGTTGATTCGCTACAAGATTCAAGCGAGCCAACAGTCCTCCCACTACGGATGCTGTACGGACACGGGCGGATTCGAAGCCAACGTCCTCAAGAGCGCCCTGAAGAAGACCCCGGGGACCTTCCGCTTCGTCTGGGCGCCCAAGGGAACACGAGCGGGCGACACGGTCGACGTCCAGGGCATTCCCGTCGAGGTCAGGACGGCGCCTGAAATCAATCCCGAGGATCTGGGAGCCTGA